In one Rugosibacter aromaticivorans genomic region, the following are encoded:
- a CDS encoding DUF1415 domain-containing protein yields the protein MRPSSAKPTHDEAIAATKRWLERAVIGLNLCPFAKTVHVKRLVRYAVSSAQTSDALLDDLERELRTLVAAKPENVDTTLLILPYALAKFTDFADFLDLVEIALKVQGLTGVIQVASFHPQYRFADAEADDIRNFTNRSPYPIFHLLREESLARAIQAFPNPAVIYEQNMATLRALGLAGWLALGLDAPNAPQGVNSNPLDVD from the coding sequence CTATCGCGGCTACAAAGCGCTGGCTAGAGCGCGCGGTCATTGGCCTGAATCTTTGCCCGTTTGCAAAAACGGTGCATGTCAAGCGCCTGGTGCGCTATGCCGTCAGTAGTGCGCAAACCAGCGATGCCTTGCTTGACGATCTTGAGCGTGAATTGCGCACCTTGGTTGCGGCCAAGCCGGAAAATGTGGACACCACCCTGCTGATTCTTCCCTACGCGCTGGCGAAATTTACAGACTTCGCCGACTTTCTCGATCTGGTTGAGATTGCCCTGAAAGTGCAAGGGCTCACGGGCGTGATTCAAGTCGCCAGCTTTCACCCGCAGTATCGATTTGCTGACGCTGAGGCAGATGACATCAGAAACTTTACCAACCGCTCGCCGTATCCTATTTTTCATCTCTTGCGAGAAGAAAGCCTGGCACGCGCGATACAGGCTTTCCCCAACCCTGCCGTCATTTACGAGCAGAACATGGCGACTCTCCGTGCTTTGGGGCTGGCGGGTTGGCTAGCGCTGGGGTTGGACGCACCGAATGCGCCGCAAGGCGTCAATAGCAATCCGCTGGACGTCGATTAG